Proteins from a single region of Nitrospira sp.:
- a CDS encoding MFS transporter: MTTSRSFMLICTVGIFSFISYNMVRMPALSLFAESLGASPERIGLIVSVSTLTGVLLKLPSGALSDIYGRRVLLKIGVVAFGLPPFLYPFITDVDALTALRFLHGLATAIFAPSALATVAELYRERRGAALGTYTACTQSGSLLGPFLGGYLIHAAGFSTAFITSGIFGCIGMLLFYSLHLDVAVPQRKEQGMAVVLSKMWKGFAAVAKNRKVLITSVTDAAKMIANGALMAFLPLYGVSAGLNPGEVGLLFTMQAGTSFFSKPIMGRVSDRVGRQPLIVLGLCICAGTFVCIPFVSLFPILLLLSAGFGFGEAVVSSSSSALVADSSEFKRLGAGMGMQGTIMDIGHASGPLLAGLLIANLSYPMAFAIIAGIQLVAAGVFWVTISRLETVPS, encoded by the coding sequence ATGACGACCTCACGCAGCTTTATGCTGATCTGCACGGTCGGCATCTTTTCCTTCATCAGCTACAACATGGTGCGGATGCCGGCACTTTCCCTATTTGCCGAATCGCTCGGTGCGAGTCCGGAACGGATTGGTCTGATCGTATCCGTGTCAACCCTCACGGGTGTGCTGCTGAAACTGCCGTCCGGCGCCCTTTCGGATATCTATGGACGGCGTGTGTTGCTCAAAATTGGTGTAGTAGCCTTCGGGTTGCCTCCGTTTCTCTATCCCTTCATTACGGATGTGGATGCATTGACGGCGCTTCGGTTTTTGCACGGCCTTGCGACGGCTATCTTCGCACCAAGTGCCCTGGCGACCGTGGCGGAGCTCTACCGTGAACGGCGTGGCGCAGCGCTCGGGACCTATACGGCCTGCACGCAGTCAGGCTCACTGCTGGGTCCCTTTCTCGGGGGATATCTCATCCATGCGGCTGGGTTCTCGACGGCGTTCATCACATCCGGCATTTTCGGCTGTATCGGCATGCTGTTGTTCTATAGCCTGCATCTTGACGTTGCGGTGCCCCAGCGGAAAGAGCAGGGGATGGCTGTCGTGCTGTCCAAGATGTGGAAAGGGTTCGCTGCCGTCGCCAAGAATCGCAAGGTGTTGATTACCAGTGTGACCGATGCGGCCAAGATGATCGCGAACGGTGCTTTGATGGCGTTTCTCCCGCTGTACGGAGTGTCGGCCGGTTTGAACCCGGGAGAAGTTGGTCTTCTATTCACCATGCAGGCCGGCACCTCTTTCTTTTCGAAGCCAATTATGGGCCGGGTATCCGATCGGGTCGGCCGTCAGCCGCTGATTGTCCTTGGGCTGTGTATTTGCGCGGGAACCTTCGTCTGTATTCCATTTGTCTCGCTGTTTCCCATTCTCCTCTTGTTGTCCGCCGGGTTTGGGTTCGGTGAGGCCGTCGTCTCATCGTCTTCGTCAGCCCTTGTCGCAGACAGTTCGGAGTTCAAGCGGCTCGGCGCCGGTATGGGTATGCAGGGGACGATCATGGACATCGGCCATGCCAGTGGTCCGTTGCTGGCCGGTTTGCTGATTGCGAATCTGAGTTATCCCATGGCCTTTGCTATTATTGCCGGGATCCAATTGGTTGCAGCTGGCGTGTTTTGGGTGACAATCTCACGACTGGAGACCGTACCATCGTGA